A region of Denticeps clupeoides chromosome 19, fDenClu1.1, whole genome shotgun sequence DNA encodes the following proteins:
- the tmem160 gene encoding transmembrane protein 160: MAALSWVMYRQLPRLAAQFGRVAQASAPLRRVHRSARHRVGEKGAWSKTRLPEQQLTELDKADALMLRKSHETGFLSWFRNGLLATGVGVIAFVQSDVGREAGYAFFVLGGVCVSFGGASYLGSLLTLRRIMLLSVPALALHGAVVSSVALFWLCAVSLYIGRLEVEIISEEEDEDGGESEGGAECAECRARRERRHAGDRGVEK; this comes from the exons ATGGCGGCCCTCAGCTGGGTGATGTACAGGCAGCTGCCGCGGCTGGCGGCTCAGTTCGGCCGGGTCGCGCAGGCTTCGGCgccgctgcggcgcgtccaccgCTCCGCTCGCCACCGGGTCGGGGAGAAAGGCGCGTGGAGTAAAACCCGGTTACCGGAGCAGCAGCTGACGGAGCTGGATAAAGCCGACGCGCTG atgCTGAGGAAGTCACATGAAACTG GTTTTCTCTCATGGTTCCGGAATGGTCTTCTGGCCACAGGAGTCGGTGTCATTGCATTTGTTCAGAGCGATGTGGGACGGGAGGCCGGATATG CCTTCTTCGTGCTGGGCGGCGTGTGCGTCTCGTTCGGCGGCGCGTCGTACCTGGGCAGCCTGCTGACGCTGCGCCGCATCATGCTGCTGTCGGTGCCGGCGCTGGCGCTGCACGGGGCCGTGGTGTCCAGCGTGGCCCTCTTCTGGCTCTGTGCCGTGTCCCTCTACATCGGCCGCCTGGAGGTGGAGATCATctccgaggaggaggacgaggacggcgGGGAGAGCGAGGGCGGGGCTGAGTGCGCGGAGTGTCGGGCCCGCCGAGAGAGGCGCCACGCCGGGGACAGAGGAGTGGAGAAGTGA
- the npas1 gene encoding neuronal PAS domain-containing protein 1 yields the protein MASMPFVSEGKCVSVEWDFLQGLLAKPPTLPCLQNLRKEKSRNAARSRRGKENFEFFELAKMLPLPGAITSQLDKASVIRLTISYLHMRHFASQGDPPWSPLLEGEANCNKVRRTTHSLATDIFEQHLGAHLLQSLDGFVFVVSQEGRFLYISETVSIYLGLSQVELTGSSVFDYIHPADHVEMAERLGIRPHLRAEAGCQTTNESASSSASTSSLAGTPEPAPSSPHATGDDHPERGFFIRMKSTLTKRGLHVKSSGYKVIHVTGRIRSRPTLVPGSTRSLHRPMGLVALAHTLPPSTLNEVRMESHMFVFRVNMDLQVTYCENRISEYMDLSPAEVVGHTCYRFIHVEDLDSVRQSHEDLLRKGQVVTGYYRWLQRRGGFLWVQSCATVSINHKAPHERNVIWVNYILSRTEMADAPLDLLQLPESLRAERLRANSSPHDVSPKAQGSASLKAAGGKKDPDHKVRDGYTHTPAGQSQERRKRPRPPNADEGPPEMRRRVEEFSEREESASLSSGSDSEAEEEGKDSEWDNEGEVKRVKPDEGRLRKHVGTGVNAGERSGKIHNGRAVIQQLKRAVTALPPSIKTEQETNSSTAAGGRWSHSQPPLHSASSSLNGSSPPASLVDSESPSKALYPPTSPPTLSPPLRVEERGSLGPHGGRAPDFELLQRLASAGGAAGRVLFHPLALGPQGPQSLYAPSTIRYAPPELPPSHPAAEGLRADHPAAKPPASFFPHLQRITALPPFSGFSATEPHFSAGLPFCMNGLRGAAGPEED from the exons ATGGCATCCATGCCGTTTGTGAGCGAGGGGAAGTGCGTGAGCGTGGAGTGGGACTTCCTGCAGGGCCTGCTGGCCAAACCACCCACATTACCCTG CTTGCAGAACCTGAGGAAAGAGAAATCTCGAAATGCTGCTCGCTCCCGGCGTGGAAAAGAAAACTTTGAGTTTTTCGAGCTGGCCAAGATGTTGCCGTTGCCCGGTGCGATCACCAGTCAGCTGGACAAAGCCTCCGTCATCCGGCTCACCATCAGCTACCTGCACATGCGTCACTTTGCCAGCCAAGGGGACCCACCCTGGAGCCCTCTTCTCGAGGGAGAGGCGAACTGCAACAAGG TGCGACGGACGACACACTCACTGGCCACGGACATTTTCGAGCAGCACCTCGGAGCGCACCTGCTGcag tccCTGGACGGCTTTGTCTTTGTGGTTAGCCAGGAAGGACGATTCCTGTACATCTCAGAGACTGTGTCCATATACCTGGGTCTTTCACAG GTGGAGCTGACAGGAAGTAGCGTCTTTGACTATATCCATCCTGCTGACCACGTGGAGATGGCAGAGAGGCTGGGCATCAGGCCGCACCTACGGGCAGAGGCTGGCTGCCAGACCACCAACGAGAGCGCATCCAGCTCCGCTTCCACGTCCTCATTGGCCGGAACCCCAGAACCAG CTCCCTCCAGTCCTCACGCCACTGGTGATGACCATCCAGAGCGTGGCTTCTTCATCCGCATGAAGTCCACCCTCACTAAACGTGGACTACACGTGAAGTCCTCTGGCTACAAG GTGATCCATGTGACTGGTCGGATTCGCTCTCGCCCCACCCTAGTGCCAGGCTCCACCCGCTCATTGCATCGACCAATGGGACTGGTGGCTCTGGCCCACACTCTCCCACCATCGACTCTGAATGAGGTGCGGATGGAGAGCCACATGTTTGTCTTTCGGGTCAATATGGACCTACAGGTGACCTACTGTGAGAACAG GATCTCGGAGTACATGGACCTGAGCCCTGCCGAGGTGGTGGGACACACCTGCTACCGCTTCATCCACGTTGAGGACTTGGACTCCGTCCGGCAGAGCCACGAAGACT TGCTGCGTAAGGGACAGGTGGTGACGGGTTACTACCGATGGCTGCAGAGGAGGGGGGGCTTCCTCTGGGTTCAGTCGTGTGCCACGGTCTCCATCAACCACAAAGCCCCCCATGAGCGCAACGTCATCTGGGTCAACTACATTCTCAG CCGCACCGAGATGGCCGACGCCCCACTCGATTTGCTGCAACTCCCAGAAAGCCTCAGAGCAGAGAGGCTACGTGCGAACTCCTCCCCCCATGACGTCTCTCCGAAGGCACAGG GTTCGGCGTCTCTCAAAGCCGCTGGTGGTAAGAAGGACCCTGACCACAAAGTGCGGGACGGCTACACTCACACCCCAGCCGGCCAATCACAAGAGAGAAGGAAGCGGCCTCGGCCTCCCAACGCGGACGAAGGGCCCCCGGAAATGCGGCGGCGGGTGGAGGAGTTCAGCGAGCGGGAGGAGAGCGCGTCGCTTTCCTCGGGGAGCGACAGCGAGGCCGAGGAGGAGGGGAAAGACAGCGAGTGGGATAACGAGGGAGAGGTGAAGAGGGTGAAGCCCGATGAAGGGCGGCTGCGCAAACACGTCGGGACAGGGGTCAACGCGGGCGAAAGGTCGGGCAAGATCCACAATGGACGCGCTGTGATCCAGCAGCTGAAGAGGGCGGTGACCGCGCTGCCCCCCAGCATCAAGACTGAGCAGGAGACCAACTCCTCCACAGCCGCCGGGGGGCGCTGGTCACATTCACAGCCCCCCTTACACTCCGCATCCAGCAGCCTCAATGGCAGCAGCCCCCCCGCGTCCCTGGTGGACTCTGAAAGCCCATCCAAGGCTCTGTACCCCCCCACTTCTCCGCCCACCCTGTCTCCACCCCTTAGGGTGGAGGAGCGAGGCTCCCTGGGTCCCCACGGTGGCCGGGCGCCGGACTTTGAACTGTTGCAGAGACTGGCATCTGCCGGGGGGGCAGCTGGGCGTGTGCTTTTCCACCCGCTGGCCCTCGGCCCCCAGGGGCCGCAGAGCCTTTACGCCCCGAGCACGATTCGCTACGCCCCGCCGGAGTTGCCCCCCAGCCACCCAGCCGCCGAGGGTCTCCGGGCGGACCACCCGGCCGCCAAACCTCCCGCATCCTTCTTCCCGCACCTGCAGAGGATCACCGCCCTGCCCCCGTTCAGCGGCTTCTCCGCCACGGAGCCCCACTTCTCAGCCGGACTCCCCTTCTGCATGAATGGGCTGAGAGGAGCGGCCGGACCGGAAGAGGACTGA